The Marivirga salinae DNA window ATTCCTAAAAAGAATAGGTTATCTCCAACAGTTGCCTTTGTTAAAAATGTCAAATGCCATAAATACCATATAAATCCGATTATTAGATATTTTTTCCAAGGCTTCAATGTTTTTAATTCTTCTTGCAAGTATCCTCTCCACCCATATTCTTCCATTATACAATATAGAAAAGTCCCAATGGCAGCTATAAGTCCGTACAGGTGATATTCCATTTCAAAGTCATTTGTTACTCCAATTATTGTCAAAATTATAATTGGAATAATAACCATTACAAGGCTTTTAGACTTTGAAGTTCCAAATAATGATATTTCCGTCTTTCGCTCTTTCTTCAAAAAAGGAATAATAATTAATGCGCCTATTATCACTCCGCTACCTTCTAGAAGAACAGTAGTAAATATAAAAACCCAAGTTGGTAGTTTTTCTAATACAGATTTAAGTTCAAAAATGTCAAATCGGAAAATATTCGACATTAAAGTGGCGATAATAAAAAATATCACTACTCTTTTCCAACTTATATTATTCTTCTCCATTTCGTCTTTTATATTATTGCCAACGTTTAGTATAAGAATAGTAGCCGATTGCGTGGCACTTTCCTGTCAAGTTACAAGAAAGTTGAAGCGGGTTACAACCCGTGAATTTACTACTACTTCGGCTATTATTTTTATACATTGTTAGCCACTGGCATTTATCCAACTGTTAATATTATCACCTTTGAATTATCAGTCAATTTCTCCAAATTCTCGGAGATAGCTTTTATTCCTTCCAATTCGGCTTTTGCAAATTCAGGGTCAGAATCCTCAGAAAAATCTTTATTAAATTCAATTAGTTCTTCAGTTGTGATATTAACCGAATTAAGCTTTTCTAAATATAACTCCTTAAGTTTATATGTAAAAATTATCGTTGATATTCCACGTTTCTCAGAAATCCAATTGGCAATAGAGTCATGTTCGCTGTCAAGTATATTAATCTCCTTTTTCTCTTGTAAGAAAATCAATAGATTGCCAAATACATAGCCTGACCAATCAAAGTCCTTTAGTTTTTCTGAGTTGGAATCAAGAAATGTCCAAAATTCGTCAATCTTTTCTTTTTTAAACAATCCTTTTTTTACTGTCTTGACCTCTGATTTCTCTTTTAATTCGTCAAGTTTATTTGTTTCTATAATCCTAAATTCTGCTATTGCTGACATAATTAATTATTTTATTTCACTATCAAGTAATTCTTTATAGCTATTTGCTTTTTTAACCGAATCAATCCATTTAGGAACAAAGTCATTAGTATTTATTTCGTCTAATCGTTCTAACATGAAAGTCCTTAAATCGTCAAGTGTTACTTTCTTATTTTCTTGAATGAAACTAAGTTCTACTTTGAATACATTTGGCAGAAATCGAAAAAAGTTCCGCCAAAAAGAAACAGGTGGTCTTCTATCAACTACCTTAAATACATTTCCCTGACAATCACAAAATTCTTTATCCTTGTAATACTGTATAAATAAATCCTCTTGGTTGGTATAAATAAATTCGTCAAAGAGCATGTAAACTGTTAAATCATCCTCTTTGTCCCAGTTTTTATCGGATATGTTTATCATCGGATATTTAATGCTCATTTTTTGCAGTATGTTCTTTTTGCTTGTGGCTAACGCCACTGTATAAATTCGTGGCTGATTAAAAGTATAAAAATTTGCGTTAACTAACGAGGCAATCCGCAGGATTGCTTACTAGATTAAATTCTTATAGGTAAGTCAATCCTTATCTTATGGATAAAGCAAGAGAGTTCAGGTAGTTTTTGTCATATTTTTTATTGTTACGAATAACCGCAAATAATCGATGAATGAGTTTAGACCGAACCGCATTTAAAACTAGCATTTTATTTTTTCCCTCTTCCACTTTTCTAGTGTAGTAATCTCTTAATTCCCCATCAACCTGGATGGCTGAAAGGGCTGCCATATGAAAGACTTGCTTTAATTTTTTATTAGCACGTTTAGAAACTCTTGCTTTGGTTTTTAAACTGCTACCAGACATAAATTGAAAAGGAGCTACACCAGCGTGACAAGCGAACTTTCTTGGGTCTGAAAAGTCTTTAAATCCTCTGGTAGCCACAATAGTTTGTATTGCTGCTTGTGTTCCTATTCCAGTTATTGAGGTAGATAGATTAAACTGATGCTTTAGATTATCATCGTCAGTTATGAGGTGATCAATCTGATCCTGTATGGATTTAAGCTGCAAGACCAGCGTTTTAATAATAGCCTTATATCGTTTGACTTTGTTTTTGTAGAAAGAGTCAGGGACATGTCCTTTTTGATCTTTGATTTGAGCAGTGTATTTAGTTTTGTCTGTTAAGATTAAATCTCTTTCATTTAATAAAAATTTGAGTTCTTCAATAACTTCATCATCTCTATTATATAATTTCACTAAGTCTTTAAATCGGAAAGCATAAATGGCTATTTTTTCAGAATCAATTTTATCATTTTTAGATCTAGAGATACCCGAACGGTGTTTGATCTGAGCAGCATTTTCAATCCACAGATCAATAGCCATAGCTTTACAAGCTTCAACTAAGGAGAAAATATAAAGTCCGGTAAACTCTGCACAAACCAAGCTGTTTTCAATATCAAAGCCATTTCTTTTAAGTGACTTTAAATGTACAATAATACTTTTAGAGTTGTTTTTACAAACTGAGTGATTGAGTTCACCATCTGTGTTTAAAGTAGTAATGTCAATTTTAGCTTTGCTAATATCAATACCAATAAAATTAGAATAATTCATAGATTTACTTTTAAGGATGAAACATAAAGGGATTAAGTACACTCCTAATGACCTTAATAGTCGAGACTAATATCTTATTGAGGTTTTGAGTACTTAAAAAATAGAATAGTACCTAT harbors:
- a CDS encoding CPBP family intramembrane glutamic endopeptidase, whose product is MEKNNISWKRVVIFFIIATLMSNIFRFDIFELKSVLEKLPTWVFIFTTVLLEGSGVIIGALIIIPFLKKERKTEISLFGTSKSKSLVMVIIPIIILTIIGVTNDFEMEYHLYGLIAAIGTFLYCIMEEYGWRGYLQEELKTLKPWKKYLIIGFIWYLWHLTFLTKATVGDNLFFLGMMILGSWGIGQVAESTKSIVASACFHMIIQIMMFNALIKNGIDGTEKIVILGVSIVIWFVIIKKWEKENTFANNFKNKSDYREESKYKKG
- a CDS encoding transposase; amino-acid sequence: MNYSNFIGIDISKAKIDITTLNTDGELNHSVCKNNSKSIIVHLKSLKRNGFDIENSLVCAEFTGLYIFSLVEACKAMAIDLWIENAAQIKHRSGISRSKNDKIDSEKIAIYAFRFKDLVKLYNRDDEVIEELKFLLNERDLILTDKTKYTAQIKDQKGHVPDSFYKNKVKRYKAIIKTLVLQLKSIQDQIDHLITDDDNLKHQFNLSTSITGIGTQAAIQTIVATRGFKDFSDPRKFACHAGVAPFQFMSGSSLKTKARVSKRANKKLKQVFHMAALSAIQVDGELRDYYTRKVEEGKNKMLVLNAVRSKLIHRLFAVIRNNKKYDKNYLNSLALSIR